From Cytophagia bacterium CHB2, a single genomic window includes:
- a CDS encoding FtsX-like permease family protein: MLSKLRLEFNGVSMLKNYLKIAVRNLLKHKAYSFINLAGLAIGIACCVLIMLYVREELSYDRFHKNAGRIYRVGNEGQFGSEIWTSARTSHPLAPALVQEFPEVQSAVRFYRMYQPLVQAGEKKFVEPRFFYADSSVFEVFTFPLVTGDLQSALTQPYSVVLSQEMAEKYFGDANPLGETLSIINTGDFLITGVLKSIPENSHLAFDFLASYETLRAQNDPNVTSWGSIVTSTYILLRDEHNAVQLETKLPALAAKYHDQSEGATQRLFLNSITDLHLRSEINGELGERGSMATLSILIIVAAFILIIACINFMNLATARSLQRGREVGVRKVVGAHRLQIIRQFLSEAILLALGALALALPLVELLLPAFNQLVGKNLDIDFAANLSTIGALFALGLLVGIIAGSYPAFALSSFKPIAVLKGQTKSRPAGARIRQVLVVAQFAISIVFIVSTMIVGSQLEFFRNKKLGFDTEQVVVLPIQDRSVNSRYEAIKHELRQNPNILSVAAASQVPGAGEGNYYYNVEGIADGLTLPTYFIDHDFIPTLGIELAAGRSFSASFPADATGAFLINETAAKQFGWDDALGKTVDWDSGTKKGAVIGVIKDFHNQSLHEPIKPMVLQIFPKPLYVGRFVLRIAPHDIAATLAFIKEKWQAFEPQYPFQYSFLDEDFGRLYLNEERLAQIFRYSSTLAILIACLGLLGLAAFAAEQRTKEIGVRKVLGASVSQIVLLLSRDFAKLVGIAFLVAVPVAYFAMNQWLQNFAYRTEISFGAFLLAGLAALGLACLTVSWQAIKAALANPVEALRYE; the protein is encoded by the coding sequence ATGCTCTCCAAATTGCGCCTTGAGTTTAATGGAGTTTCTATGCTCAAGAACTATCTCAAAATCGCGGTCAGAAATCTGCTCAAGCACAAAGCCTATTCGTTCATCAATCTCGCGGGTTTGGCGATTGGCATTGCGTGCTGCGTGCTCATCATGCTTTACGTGCGCGAGGAGTTGAGCTACGATCGCTTTCACAAAAACGCCGGCCGCATTTATCGCGTCGGCAACGAAGGCCAATTCGGCAGCGAGATTTGGACCAGCGCACGCACCTCGCATCCGCTGGCGCCGGCGTTGGTGCAGGAATTCCCTGAAGTGCAGAGCGCGGTGCGGTTTTACCGTATGTACCAGCCGCTGGTGCAAGCCGGCGAGAAAAAGTTTGTGGAGCCGCGCTTCTTTTATGCCGATTCTTCCGTCTTCGAGGTTTTCACGTTTCCGCTGGTCACGGGCGATCTTCAAAGCGCGCTCACGCAGCCTTATTCAGTGGTACTCTCGCAGGAGATGGCCGAAAAGTATTTTGGCGACGCTAATCCGCTTGGCGAGACCCTTTCGATTATCAATACCGGCGATTTTCTCATCACCGGCGTGCTCAAAAGCATTCCTGAAAATTCGCATCTCGCATTTGATTTTCTTGCGTCCTACGAAACCCTGCGCGCGCAAAACGACCCCAACGTGACGTCGTGGGGCTCCATCGTCACCTCGACTTACATTCTCTTGCGCGACGAACACAATGCCGTTCAGCTTGAAACGAAGCTCCCGGCATTGGCGGCAAAATATCACGATCAAAGTGAGGGGGCGACGCAACGTCTGTTTCTCAATTCCATCACTGACCTCCATCTGCGTTCCGAAATCAACGGCGAGTTGGGCGAGCGCGGCAGCATGGCCACGCTTTCCATTCTTATCATCGTCGCGGCTTTCATTCTGATCATCGCGTGCATCAATTTCATGAATCTGGCAACGGCGCGTTCGCTGCAACGCGGCCGGGAAGTCGGCGTGCGCAAAGTGGTGGGCGCGCATCGCTTGCAGATTATCCGGCAATTTTTGAGTGAAGCGATTCTGCTTGCTCTCGGCGCGCTCGCGCTGGCCTTGCCCCTGGTTGAATTGCTTTTGCCGGCGTTCAATCAACTCGTCGGCAAAAATTTGGATATTGATTTTGCGGCGAATTTATCGACGATTGGGGCTTTGTTTGCTCTCGGCTTGCTGGTCGGAATCATTGCGGGAAGCTATCCCGCGTTCGCGCTTTCTTCATTCAAGCCAATTGCCGTGTTGAAAGGGCAAACAAAATCCCGCCCCGCCGGCGCGCGGATTCGGCAAGTTTTGGTGGTGGCGCAGTTCGCCATCTCCATCGTCTTCATCGTCAGCACGATGATCGTGGGCAGCCAGCTTGAATTTTTTCGCAACAAGAAACTCGGCTTCGATACCGAACAAGTCGTCGTGCTGCCGATTCAAGATCGTTCGGTGAATTCGCGTTATGAAGCCATCAAGCACGAGCTGCGGCAGAATCCCAATATTCTCAGCGTCGCCGCCGCCTCGCAAGTGCCTGGCGCCGGCGAAGGCAATTATTATTATAACGTCGAGGGCATTGCAGACGGCTTGACGCTGCCGACTTATTTCATCGATCATGATTTCATTCCAACCCTCGGCATCGAGCTGGCGGCCGGAAGAAGTTTCTCCGCGAGTTTCCCTGCTGATGCCACCGGCGCGTTTTTGATCAATGAAACTGCGGCCAAACAATTCGGCTGGGATGATGCGCTCGGCAAAACCGTCGATTGGGATTCGGGCACGAAAAAAGGTGCGGTGATCGGCGTCATCAAAGATTTTCACAACCAATCCCTGCACGAACCGATCAAGCCGATGGTGCTTCAAATCTTTCCCAAGCCGCTATACGTTGGCCGCTTTGTCTTGCGGATTGCGCCGCATGATATTGCTGCAACGCTGGCTTTCATCAAAGAGAAGTGGCAAGCTTTCGAGCCTCAGTATCCCTTTCAGTATTCTTTTTTGGATGAAGATTTCGGACGGCTCTATCTTAATGAAGAACGGCTGGCCCAGATTTTTCGTTATTCGTCCACGCTGGCGATTCTCATTGCGTGTCTTGGCCTGCTCGGGCTGGCGGCTTTTGCGGCGGAGCAGCGCACCAAAGAAATCGGCGTGCGCAAAGTGCTCGGCGCTTCGGTTTCGCAAATCGTGCTCTTGCTCTCACGGGATTTTGCCAAGCTAGTCGGCATCGCTTTCCTCGTCGCTGTGCCGGTGGCTTATTTTGCGATGAACCAATGGCTGCAAAATTTCGCGTATCGCACGGAAATCAGTTTCGGCGCTTTTTTGCTGGCGGGATTGGCAGCGTTGGGGTTGGCGTGTTTGACGGTGAGCTGGCAGGCGATCAAAGCGGCGCTGGCGAATCCGGTGGAGGCACTAAGGTACGAATGA